A single region of the Neomonachus schauinslandi chromosome 3, ASM220157v2, whole genome shotgun sequence genome encodes:
- the LOC110592328 gene encoding 60S ribosomal protein L35-like — MVDVVAEDSADVAKFKVQDPYSKKEELLKQLEDLKVELSQLHIAKVTGGMASKLSKIPAVCKPTARVLTVISQTQKENLRKFYKGKKDKPWDLQRKKTHALCHQLNKQEENLKTKKQQWKEQLYSLQKYARPEHQDQ; from the exons ATGGTGGATG TGGTGGCGGAGGACAGTGCAGATGTGGCCAAGTTTAAGGTTCAAGACCCTTACAGCAAAAAGGAGGAGCTGCTTAAACAGTTGGAAGACCTGAAGGTGGAGCTGTCCCAGCTGCACATTGCCAAAGTGACAGGTGGCATGGCTTCCAAACTGTCCAAGATCCCAGCTGTTTGCAAACCCACTGCTCGTGTTCTCACCGTCATCAGCCAGACTCAGAAAGAGAACCTCAGGAAATTCTACAAGGGTAAGAAGGATAAGCCCTGGGATCTGCAGCGCAAGAAGACACATGCCCTTTGCCACCAGctgaacaagcaggaggagaaccTGAAGACCAAGAAGCAGCAGTGGAAGGAGCAGCTATATTCACTGCAGAAGTATGCAAGGCCTGAGCACCAGGatcaataa